Proteins from a genomic interval of Sphingopyxis sp. QXT-31:
- a CDS encoding LolA family protein has protein sequence MTLTFPRLTLTRAAALALAPAAAVALTFGVPAIAQSSSTLSAVQSHLKATTSMTADFTQTDRNGQRLSGQLTLKRPGKIRFQYQKGVPLLIVGDGSSLTMIDYEVKQVQRWPVKNSPLGALLDPDRDLTKYAKVMPTTSNDVISVEVKDPKRPEYGTITMVFMRDGSAPAGLRLRGWVALDSQNNRTRIDLSNQKFNVAVADSAFKWTDPRPRSRGRGS, from the coding sequence ATGACGCTGACTTTTCCCCGCCTGACCCTGACGCGCGCCGCCGCGCTGGCGCTCGCCCCCGCGGCCGCGGTCGCGCTGACCTTCGGCGTGCCGGCGATCGCGCAATCGAGCAGCACGCTGTCCGCGGTGCAGTCGCACCTCAAGGCGACGACCTCGATGACCGCCGACTTCACCCAGACCGACCGCAACGGCCAGCGGCTGTCCGGTCAGTTGACCTTGAAGCGCCCGGGCAAGATTCGCTTCCAGTATCAAAAGGGCGTGCCTCTGCTGATCGTCGGCGACGGCAGCTCGCTGACGATGATCGACTATGAGGTGAAGCAGGTGCAGCGCTGGCCGGTGAAGAATTCGCCGCTCGGTGCGCTGCTCGACCCCGATCGCGACCTCACCAAATATGCCAAGGTGATGCCGACGACGAGCAACGACGTGATCAGCGTAGAGGTCAAGGACCCCAAGCGCCCCGAATATGGCACGATCACCATGGTGTTCATGCGCGACGGCAGCGCGCCCGCGGGGCTGCGGCTGCGCGGCTGGGTCGCGCTCGATTCGCAGAACAACCGCACGCGCATCGACCTCAGTAACCAGAAATTCAACGTAGCGGTCGCCGATTCGGCGTTCAAATGGACCGACCCGCGCCCGCGCTCGCGCGGCCGCGGTAGCTAA
- a CDS encoding exodeoxyribonuclease III, whose translation MTISIASWNINSVRARIGIVEKFLREEAPDILCLQETKVECISFPPEMFRRLGYEHIVTHGQRMHHGVAIVSKVPLADVRKYDWQANGEARHIGVTLPGGVRLDNVYIPAGGDIADREINPKFGQKLDFYARMTEWSGALDQPTILTGDFNVAPLESDVWNHKALLDVVSHTPIEVETLGRLQAAANWVDLGRHFIEAPTPLFTWWSYRAKDWELSNRGRRLDHMWVTPDLLAKAVSHRIVQPARSWERPSDHIPLITEFAL comes from the coding sequence ATGACAATCAGCATCGCTTCGTGGAACATCAACAGCGTTCGCGCGCGCATCGGCATCGTCGAGAAATTCCTGCGCGAGGAAGCCCCCGACATCTTGTGCCTGCAGGAAACCAAGGTCGAATGCATATCCTTCCCGCCCGAGATGTTCCGGCGGCTGGGCTATGAGCATATCGTCACCCACGGCCAGCGCATGCACCACGGCGTCGCGATCGTCAGCAAGGTGCCGCTGGCCGACGTGCGCAAATATGACTGGCAGGCGAATGGCGAGGCGCGCCATATCGGCGTCACGCTCCCCGGCGGTGTACGGCTCGACAATGTCTATATCCCCGCCGGCGGCGACATCGCCGACCGTGAGATCAACCCCAAGTTCGGGCAGAAGCTCGATTTCTATGCGCGAATGACCGAATGGTCGGGCGCGCTCGACCAGCCGACGATCCTGACCGGCGACTTCAACGTCGCGCCGCTCGAAAGCGACGTGTGGAACCATAAGGCGCTGCTCGACGTCGTCAGCCACACGCCGATCGAGGTCGAGACGCTCGGCCGGCTGCAGGCGGCGGCCAACTGGGTGGACCTCGGCCGCCATTTCATCGAGGCGCCGACCCCGCTCTTCACCTGGTGGAGCTACCGCGCCAAGGATTGGGAGCTGTCGAACCGCGGCCGGCGCCTCGATCATATGTGGGTCACCCCCGACCTGCTCGCGAAGGCGGTGTCGCACCGCATCGTCCAGCCCGCGCGCAGCTGGGAACGGCCGTCGGACCATATCCCGCTGATCACCGAGTTCGCGCTTTGA